actaaactatacaaaattaataagttaCAGTACCTAAAACTATTCCATTATATATAAACTTTATAATATCTAAaacaactaatttaattatcagaACACAAacatctaaataaataaaacacacaaaatattaaataaataacttacTAAGGTTTTGACAAAATGGAAGAACACGAAGGAAAAAGATATGAAGATCTCGTTCTCGCCACAAGGTTTTCTCCGCCAAAGCTCACTTTCACTCTCGTTTAAGGGGATTTTATAATCCACCAAGCCCAAGTCGCCAGCAGGGATGGTGATATCCTTGAAGCCCAAGTCGCCAGCAGCAATAACGACTTCTCTGTCAAAGGCTGCAGCTCCTGTAGCTCCCTGCACCTGCACCCCTACCCTTGCGCGCCTGTGCACCTAGGCTGCTGCCTTTAAGACGCCAGTCAAACCAACGGGTTCTCTCCACTCGCCAATGGAAGTGGCGACAACCACTGACTGTGTCGCCAGTGACAGTGACGACATGCCACGTGTCACAACCACAGCAAACGCGCCAATGGGACTGGCGGTTTGCATGATTTTTGCATGTCATTTACGTAGAAAACAACATCGTTGTGACATTAGTTTGAAAACAGCCTTATTTAGAGAATAAGTTTGCAAAAGTACCCTTTAGGACAATTTACCAAAGTTTATATAGcctatttctatttctaattGGATATGAACAACGCTACCTAGCTTTGTTACTTGGAAGCCCATAGCATGTTTAAGAGCTACGTGTGAGGCTTTCACTAATTCTTGGACACTCATCATCGTTGTTTCGTTATCATTATCATATCATCAACTTCACCATTTCACCTCACTCACTCTTTTCTCTATTAACCCTCTTTTCGAAGAAGCTAACGCCAAAACGATGTCGTATGTGCCTCCGCACCTCAGAAACCCGAGTTCCACCACCGTCGCCACCGCCAGAACCCCCTCCGTAACCCTagacaaccaccaccaccaccaccacaagcTCGCATTCGCCTCCAACACCACCACCAATTGCTCTCCATCTCTCTCCTCCTTCCACAACAATGCCTCTCGCCGGAGCTCCGCCGCGCCTCCCTCGCCGCGGATTCTCGCCAACCCCGACACCATCTTCCCCCAATGGCAACCCTCCGAACGCGTTTCCCGCATGACTCCGGAACAGGTTCCAATCCAATCATCGTTTTCCCCTCTCTTCTGTTCAATTTTGTATCTCACGtgcttctttctctctttcacgACCTTTGACGTGAATGAATGTATTGATATCgagaatttttagaaaaatgtctttttttttcctcaattgACGtggttaggttttttttttttttttgttgaatctcGGTGGAGGAAATTTGTGTTTCAATTGAAGTGGCTTATGCTTGCGGGATTCTGTATTCAGCTCGCGAAGTTGATTATGAAAGTTTGGTTTAATTGGAATGaggcttataaaaaaatgtaaaatgtaaTGCTTTGCTTGCATGTCAATCagagtttttttttccctcttgtTAACTCCAGTTAAGTTGAATGTTTTGTTTGGATTTAAAATTTCAGGACAGTGGTGTATTGTGGTGGAGTGAACCGCTTCGGTTGTAGGCTATAGAGGTGACTTTTGGCCAAAGAAGGGGCCGTAAAAAAGTTtccaattttattaaattgtgttGAAGTTGGATTCAACTTTGTGCTTGATCGATGGCTGTTATAGATTTTTCTTCAATGCACTGAGTGCTGATGATTTTTTTCCCTTgcttgtcattttcttttttacttggtgCCAGTAATCTCTACCTCATTCACGTGTCTTGATTCAAACGTTTCAGTTTGTACTCTTTTAGGAAACATTTAACAGAGTTGTTATTTATTGTCCTGTTTTTAGAAGTTCATCAGCTAGctagtttgtttgtttgttttttctttttttatctttacgtTTTGATGCTACACTGATATTTTGGTGTCCTTCCTGTTTTGTAACTACATGAGAAAATATTGATTGCTGAGTTCTAGTGCTTGGCATGTGCAGATTGAAGAGGTCCGGTCCAGGCTTAATCTTGATGTTGCTGTCGCATCTGACTCTCCTCCTGCACCTGCTCCAATAGAATCGTTTACTGATAtggtatttaattttattaatattttaatcatatttatatttcttcAAGGTAACTATTTagattttattgatttaattgcAAATGTGTGTACAATTGTGACCTTCTTTGCTCAGTGTTTGCATCCGAGTATCATGAAGGACATTGCTTACCATGAATACACCAGGCCAACTTCGATCCAGGCACAGGCCATGCCAATTGCTCTCAGTGGAAGGGATCTATTGGGTTGTGCTGAAACCGGTAGTGGAAAGACTGCAGCTTTCACAATTCCTATGATACAGGTCTGAACTCATTGGACGTGACATGTTTGACTGAACTCATCCTTAGATACTGTGTGGTGAATAACAATCCAATTGTAAatgatcatcattttttttgtgatttaatttttattccctTCCTATTTCTAGCATTGCTTGGCCCAACATCCCATTCGGCGCAATGATGGTCCCCTGGCATTAGTTTTGGCTCCTACGAGAGAACTTGCTCAACAAATAGAAAAAGAGGTGACATGTaattttttgtgaattaattGTGGGTTATCTAGGGAAgcatttattgtttatttctcCAATTCTAGTAATAATTATAGAACTATATCCTAATGCTTTTCATATACCTTGGTTCACAGCTTGTCTATTTTCTATGTTTATTACCTTTTGAAATTTggatctttataaaaaaaattgttggtacAAGATTCTTGCTATCTTACTATGAACTACATGCTGTTTCATTTTGTACCGGGCATCTTCTCTTATTATGCCTGAAACTAGGATCTACACCAAGTAATTTCATTCTTgctatttttccctttttacgaatatccccttttgttttcatttttttaagcatCTTTATGGTGTTTTGATTTTTGGTAGGTTAAAGCTTTTAGCAGATCTCTTGAGTCATTAAAAACTGCCATAGTTGTGGGCGGAACCAACATTGAAAAGCAGGTAATTAAATGTTGTCATAATCTTTATCTCTTAGTTATTTTTGCCTGGTTTTGTGAAAATTTGGTTAACAACAAATGGTGATGGCTATTACTTGTCTTGTTGCCATTGCAAAATTCTGTTAAGTATGACCAGAGAGCATCATACAAGTTTTGTGAAAGCTTTTGCCTTGGACATGAGTTAAAGCTGTGTTTTCAGTTTCACACAGTTAATTTCCTTATATGCTGATATTTGTGTTATTTATATGTTGCACACATATATGATGTGTATCCAATTTGCTGATACAcctattcttaaaatatattggaTAATGTAGGATACCTATatagtttatataaaattttataaaatacaataaatattctATTATAATTCTGCAAATGCAACCTAAAAACATACTTTTTGGACATTGCTGAAAGCAAAATATACATTATTAATCACTGTCATCATAAATCACTTACTATTGCCTAAAAACAGGAATAGTGTCAATCTCATTTCCTCCTAAAGAGGATAGCTTCCATGTCTAATTCATCAGGAGACTATGCTTTTATGTCTTGCACCCACTGGcagaaaaatacaaattaaaaaaaataataatgttacccattttaaaatttaaaataaaggttTGACATAGATGGTAATGCCTAACACTTGATGCTTCAAAAGTGAAGTATCCAAGAGAGTATCGATGTGGATATGTATTCAATATTGATACTTGGATTGGAGCAAATGCATGTATCAGTGGTTCAACAATGCAAAAATTTTAGACACAAGGAGTCtggaacaatttttattttaagtttatatcAGCTCCAGTTGAAGGTAACATGATTTTGTGTGTTCTCCTTCTGGTCCCTATGACAGAGGTCTGAACTAAGAGCTGGAGTTGAAATAGCAGTTGCCACCCCTGGAAGATTCATTGATCATTTACAACAAGGCAACACTTCCCTCTCCAGAATTTCTTTTGTTGTTCTAGATGAGGCAGATAGAATGCTTGATATGGGTTTTGAACCACAGATAAGAGAGGTTagtattttgtgagtttttctCCTATATTTGAGGTATTTCTTATGTTTTCATAACAGTTTCATTCCTGATGTAAGATAACTAGTGTGACTTCTTCATTGCTTTCCTTTAAAATACTTCCAAATTCAGTTGTTTCCTCATTACTCTTTTCCTGTCTATTTCAACTGTTGGCATGACGCTAAAACAAGAGTTACTGTGACCAAACTTCATTAAGAATTTAACATAAGTCCCTTTGATAAGAAAGCAAATGAGGTTACAATTTCCCCAGCAAAATTAGGTATGAAAATGATGCCTCTTGTCTGGatacaaacttttttttcattccacAATTTAAGCTTCTAGCATCTCTATTTTGTCTGTACCTTGGGTTGGATTTTCCTGAGCTAACTGTTATGGCCATGCTTGAGATTTGTGTACCTTATTATTGCTATATGATCTCATTTGAATGGGTTATCAgcaataaataactttttatgcTATATCCTCAGGTAATGAGAAATCTTCCAGAGAAGCATCAAACACTGCTGTTTAGTGCGACTATGCCTGTGGAGATTGAAGAATTATCAAAAGTCTGGTTTCCTTCATTCTTGACAGAATTTTTTCAACCTTGTTATTTTCACCtttgaacaaaattaaaataatgaatggGTGATATTCTGATATTTTGAAATGACTTATTGTGTGCTGATGTTtagacaaataaattttatcattcattatttgcttttcacaaaattatttttttaagcagCTTTGCTGCTTGATCATAACAGAGTAGCACATTGAATTTTCTAGATGTATGGTAATTgaaatatcatttttctttttatgcttctgtattttatcttttttggttCATGATTTTCTTCTTTACAATTAAAGCTAGCCCCAAAACACATCCTTTTGAAGAACATTATTTTTCATCAATATATTTCTGTGTAAGTTCAGTTGTTGAAGGGAATTTTTTGAAGTTCACCAATCATTTGTTAAATTTCAGGAGTACTTAGCTAACCCAGTGCAAGTGAAGGTGGGGAAAGTGAGTAGCCCAACAACTAATGTTTCACAAACTCTTGTGAAAATTTCTGAAAATGAGAAGGTACATTTTCTTAGCTAACAAAAGGAGAAATATACTTTTGTTAAGAGCTGGactaaaagttataaatttagtttcATGTTTCCTAGAATATTGGCTATCATTAATGTTAAAGTTGTTGTTtgataatgttttatatttctagCTTGTTGTAGAAGCTGTCCTGTAATCTATCACCATAGGCTAGGCTTTAGCCTTCATCATGAACTATTTTTTGTACTATTTgttaattctctctctctctctctctctcacacacacacgcacacacatacATCTCTCGACAAACTAAGGTTGAGGATCCTTTTGTGTGCATATATTCATACTTAAACATTTCAAGTTGGTATCAGAACGGGACGATCCCGTTCTGCACTTTGTCTCTATCTATTGCCGGCCACCATCACCAGCGCCATCGTCCGCTGCCGCACCTATCTCCGATGATACTCAAATCTGGGTTGGAACATCCAGTTCTGCGCTATGTGTTGGAAATACTCAGATCCTTCAAGACTTGTTGTTCCTTCTGGAAAAATGCTCAAGATAGTTTTGCTAATGACATCCAGAGTTTATTTGATTCTACAAACCGTGCATTTTCTCTCAAATAGACTAACCATGGTATGACCTCACACATAGCCAAAGCTGCTGTTGAAGAATTAAAGAAGTTCCTAATACATGACTCTGTGGATGAAATGAAAAGAAGACTCGATAAGCTGTTCATGGTGGTGATTTTGCGGACTCTACACTCAGATTTTGATCATGTGCTTGACCAAATTCTGGCGGGTGAGCAAGTTCCTTCAATGGACAGCCTAGTAACTAGGCTTCTTTGTGTTCCTACTTTGGTGAGAGGTGAAAACTCAGTTGTAGCCACTGAAACTTCAGTAGCACCTGTTGAAACATCAGCCATGGTAGCATCTCGTGGAAGAGGAAGTCGTGGCAATAGAGGAGGACGTAGTAGTAGAGGTGGACGTCCTCAATGTACATATTGCAAAAAGCTTGGTCATACTCAAGAAAAGTGCTATGTCTTGCACGGTTATCCTAACAACGTAGCACATGTCTCCAAATCTGAAAAATCGGAATCCAAATTTTCTGATGAGAAGTATCAAGACTATTTGAGGCTGAAATCCATCAGTCAAGCCCAGGCTTCTTCATGGCCAAGTGTCTCAATAGCTTGTATTTCTCAATATGTGGAAGGTCAAAATCCATGGATAATTGACTCAAGTGCCTCTGATCATATTTCTAGTAATAAATCTTTGTTCTCCTCTATCTTTCCACCTAAATTTCCTCATCTTGTTACTTTTAGCATATGGGTCCAAAGTTGCCTCTCAAGGAATGGTCAagttcccttttctttttccttaaaattaaattctattttgtgCATTCCAAATTGTCCTTATAACTTAATTTCTCTGAGCCAATTGACTCGCTCCTTAAATTGTCCAGTAACGTTTGATGTTGATTCCTTTGTCATATAGGAATGTGGTACATGCTGTCTGATTGGCGTTGGACATGAATCACGAGACCTTTATTATCTCGAAGCCAACTCATCTGTGTCCTGTTTTGCAACATCTTCTCCAAAACTTTTGCATGACCGTTTAGGCCACCCTAGTTTGGCAAAATTAAAGATCATGGTTCCTAGTCTCAAGCAACTTCAGAAGTTAGAATGTGAGTCGTGCCAATTGGATAAACATGTTAGATCCTCTTTCGCTAGacaaactgaaaaaaaatgtaactcaGTTTTCTCTACCATTCATTCAATGCCTGCAAGTTCTCCTGATTCATGCCCTTTGCCATCAGCTTCCCATACGATGGATCCTTCCTCCACATCACATCCTAGTGAACCAAGTTCTGATTGGCCCAAAGGTATTCAATCTACTAGAAATTCTCACcctatttacaattttttgagTTATCATTGCATATCTCCTATATATTTCTCCTTCGTCTCTTCCTTGTCTTCTATTACTATTCCTAAAAATGTTCAAGAGGCACTTGATCATCCTAGTTGGCGACAAGCCATGATTGTTGAAATGCAGGCTCTTGAGAACAGTGGCACATGGGATTTAGTTCCTGTTCCCCCTAGGAAGAAGACAATTGACTGCATATGGGTTTATGCTGTTAAAGTCGGGCCTAATGGTGAGGTTGATCGACTTAAGGCTTGGTTGGTTGCcaaaggctacactcagatttaTGGCCTTGATTATTGTGACACCTTCTCTCTTGTGGCCAAGATATCAACTGTTCGGCTCTTCCTTGCTATGGCAGCTATTTGCCTATTGGCCTCTTTATCAATTAGACATAAAAAATGTCTTTATTCATGGTGATTTAGAGGAAATCTATATGGAGCTACCTCCTGGTTTTGTTACTCAGGGGGAGTCTGGTTTGGTGTGTAAATTGTGTCGATCTCTCTATGGGCTCAAACAGTCACCACGTGCTTGGTTTGGGAAATTTAGTCATATTGTTCAGAATTTTGGAATGAAGTGAAGTGAAGCAGATCACtcaattttttattgtcatacTTCTCCAGGGAAGTGTGTTTACCTAATTgtctatgttgatgacatcGGTATTACAGGGAACGATGCTGCCAAAATTTCCCAACTATTTTTAGACCAAAGACCTTGGCTTCCTAAAGTACTTCCTTGGTATTGAAGTGGCTCAATCAAAGTATGGCGTTGTCATTTCCCAGAGAAAATATGCTCTAGACATTTTGGAAGAGACAGGTATGACTAATTGTAGGCCTATTAATAGTCATATGGATCCAAATCAGAAGTTAATGTTAGTTCAAGGTGGACCTTTTCCAGATCCAGAGAGGTATAGAAGGCTGGTTAGGAAACTCATTTATCTCACAATTACAAGGCCTGATCTATCATTTGTAGCCGGAGTTGTCAGTCAATTTATGCAGGATTCTCACATTGACCGCTGGAATACTGTGATTTGCATCCTTAGATACCTCAAA
The nucleotide sequence above comes from Glycine soja cultivar W05 chromosome 11, ASM419377v2, whole genome shotgun sequence. Encoded proteins:
- the LOC114376760 gene encoding DEAD-box ATP-dependent RNA helicase 20-like, with amino-acid sequence MSYVPPHLRNPSSTTVATARTPSVTLDNHHHHHHKLAFASNTTTNCSPSLSSFHNNASRRSSAAPPSPRILANPDTIFPQWQPSERVSRMTPEQIEEVRSRLNLDVAVASDSPPAPAPIESFTDMCLHPSIMKDIAYHEYTRPTSIQAQAMPIALSGRDLLGCAETGSGKTAAFTIPMIQHCLAQHPIRRNDGPLALVLAPTRELAQQIEKEVKAFSRSLESLKTAIVVGGTNIEKQRSELRAGVEIAVATPGRFIDHLQQGNTSLSRISFVVLDEADRMLDMGFEPQIREVMRNLPEKHQTLLFSATMPVEIEELSKEYLANPVQVKVGKVSSPTTNVSQTLVKISENEKIDRLLDLLVEEASQAEKCGHPCPLTIVFVERKTRCDEVAEALVAQGLSAVSLHGGRSQSEREAALHDFRSGSTNILVATDVASRGLDVTGVSHVINLDLPKTMEDYVHRIGRTGRAGSTGLATSFYTDRDMFLVANIRKAIADAESGNTLTFATGKVARRKEKEAAAAQKEANIALSKQLGLGAASMNIEDKYKFMITATNTKKEGAADSAWDD